A window of Solanum stenotomum isolate F172 chromosome 9, ASM1918654v1, whole genome shotgun sequence genomic DNA:
AATACTACTCCTACCCTCTCATTTCACGCGgctttaagaaaattaaaggcTTGAAAACTTGTAATCACTAAATTAAAAGGATAGATTAAGTTAAATTTGTGTAGATCAAAATAAGTTGAGTTAATAAATCACGGATCAAAAAGTGAGCTAATATGTTATGATTATTGGATTAAAAAGTGGGTCATAATACAAACCGTCCAACTTTTACTAAGTTTCAATATCTTTCTTTGCTCTTTTATAAGATTATGAGTACGAGATaaacttttttcctttattattactatacacaacatataaaacaaaaaaaattgtcaaaggATTCACGGGTCAATTGGATTACTTGATTGGTTAAAATAGACTAAGCCAATAGACTAAATCAATTACCCACCCAAAATAGAGCTAATTGGGTGAATCATGTCTTCATGAgctaattttatcatatttacttgtaatttaaaacaaaatattttatatatatgggGGTTTGggagtgggggggggggggtacaTGCTTTTAAATCATTTCACTAACGATAACATGAGCTTTTTAAAGTTCAATTAACCTTATGCATTTTATAAAGGAAGTGCATATAGTctttaaacatttttaattaTACATGGGGAAGGAAAAGGAATATGAGAAGTGGGATTAGAATgttttaattatgaaataaaatCCTCACTAATAAGATAAGAGTTTGTGACTTTGTGTAGTCAATCAAATGAAATAGTAAGATTTTTCAGTGATTTAAAtactaaatatgtataaatttagaTACTATTACGTATTCATGAAGATATTAAGCTCCTGCTTAGTCATAGATTTTGAACCGGAAACTTAAAAATTTGagtattttaattgtaattttttgaaatttgaagttatgTTTGAATATGCATTTTTATACGAAAGATTAGTGGTTATGTAAGCCCAAAATTCAACACTCGGGTCGCGGCCCAAAATTCTTTTGTCTGGACTAGACCTTGCATGTTCTAATCGTTTGGCCCATTAACCCACTCACATTTCAATTAAGTTCCGACTCGCCGCTGCCGTCGCCGGTCATCGACCCTGAAGATATAATGAAGTTCACTGACTCGCCGGTGATCGATCTTAAAGTCCTGGATTCTCAGCTTGCTTTCCATCAAGACAATGGATCCATGCATGTCGGCACCAGCGTATGGCCCTGTTCACTAGTCCTCGTCAAGTTCGCCGAACGGTGGCATCCTCAAACATGCGCCGTCACCCCAAATCCCTATTCCGACATCCTTAACTTTCAGAACAAGCGCGGCGTAGAGCTCGGAGCCGGCTGCGGAGTAGCAGCCATGGGGCTTTTCTTATTAGGTCTGAACAACGTCGTTATCACTGATATTTCTCCGGTTATGCCGGCCCTAAAACACAATCTTAAGCGAAACAAGCCTGTTTTGAAGAAGAGTTTGAAGACGGCGCAGTTGAATTGGTCCAATCAGGATCAGATAAAATCCCTC
This region includes:
- the LOC125877028 gene encoding uncharacterized protein LOC125877028; this translates as MKFTDSPVIDLKVLDSQLAFHQDNGSMHVGTSVWPCSLVLVKFAERWHPQTCAVTPNPYSDILNFQNKRGVELGAGCGVAAMGLFLLGLNNVVITDISPVMPALKHNLKRNKPVLKKSLKTAQLNWSNQDQIKSLGPPFDVVIAADVVYLEETVGPLLSAMDALVGENGVVLLGYQLRSPEAHEKFWELCGEMFDVEKVPHEHLHPEYAYEETDVYIFRKKKKL